The following are from one region of the Rhodopirellula sp. P2 genome:
- a CDS encoding prephenate dehydrogenase: MPEPSCRSVAIIGLGLLGGSVALSIRRRWPSVRLTACARSPETRALALDRSIVDEVFDRPDAAAKGCDLAVIATPVNRIASLAQALAGHFPELTLTDVGSTKGGLVRELAGTTAAKQFVPAHPIAGSEKSGAEHARADLFDDKPIVITPSGEELPQHITAATEFWRATGGRIVTMPAEQHDATLALTSHLPHLLSSLAARQITREMLALVGTGWLDTTRVAAGDADLWTAIVSENRDAILSAIEQSRSDLDTLQTIVDQGDDTALRTWLDTAKQIRQSAQTEPRPPAAKVV; this comes from the coding sequence ATGCCCGAGCCCTCCTGTCGATCTGTCGCGATCATCGGGTTGGGATTGTTGGGTGGGAGTGTGGCGCTGTCGATTCGCAGACGTTGGCCGTCCGTCCGACTGACCGCCTGTGCCCGCTCGCCTGAAACGCGGGCTTTGGCCCTGGATCGGTCGATTGTGGACGAAGTCTTCGACCGCCCCGATGCCGCCGCGAAAGGCTGTGATTTGGCCGTCATCGCCACGCCCGTGAACCGAATTGCGTCGCTGGCTCAGGCACTTGCGGGGCATTTTCCGGAGCTGACCCTGACCGACGTGGGCAGCACCAAAGGGGGTCTGGTTCGCGAATTAGCGGGGACGACAGCGGCGAAACAGTTCGTTCCGGCTCATCCGATCGCGGGAAGCGAAAAAAGCGGGGCGGAGCACGCACGGGCGGACCTTTTTGACGACAAACCCATCGTGATCACGCCCAGTGGCGAAGAACTGCCGCAGCACATCACCGCCGCAACCGAATTCTGGCGAGCCACCGGCGGACGAATTGTCACGATGCCGGCCGAACAGCACGATGCCACCTTGGCATTGACGTCTCATTTGCCACACTTGCTGTCGTCGCTCGCCGCACGCCAAATCACTCGCGAAATGCTCGCCCTGGTTGGCACCGGCTGGCTCGACACCACTCGTGTGGCGGCGGGGGATGCGGACCTTTGGACCGCCATCGTTTCCGAAAACCGCGACGCGATCCTGAGTGCGATCGAACAATCCCGGTCGGACTTGGACACATTGCAAACCATCGTGGACCAGGGCGACGACACTGCCCTGCGAACCTGGCTCGACACCGCCAAACAAATTCGACAATCCGCTCAAACCGAACCGCGACCACCCGCGGCCAAGGTTGTCTGA